The Triticum dicoccoides isolate Atlit2015 ecotype Zavitan chromosome 6A, WEW_v2.0, whole genome shotgun sequence genome has a window encoding:
- the LOC119317563 gene encoding protein MODIFYING WALL LIGNIN-1-like: MEKGGRGLSCRAAVCGIVVLLCATAFSCSLAAEFRRVKDEDMKLDGSLCSLPKSSAFELGVAAIAFLSVAQLVGTTAAATTMCASGSKPGKPVATGGRVAPVALLALSWVCFALAVILLATAASMNSGQRYGRGWMDGDCYVARNGVFGGAAALVVVTALLILGLTFATKTAGAGSSTKACARGDAACTTTIRVDAATGASAEQPGGRSKQ; the protein is encoded by the exons ATGGAGAAGGGGGGCAGAGGGCTGTCCTGCCGGGCCGCCGTCTGCGGCATCGTCGTCCTGCTCTGCGCCACCGCCTTCTCCTGCTCCCTCGCCGCCGAGTTCCGCAGGGTCAAG GACGAGGACATGAAGCTGGACGGCAGCCTCTGCTCCCTGCCCAAGAGCTCCGCCTTCGAATTGGGCGTCGCGGCCATCGCCTTCCTCTCGGTCGCGCAGCTCGTCGGCACCACCGCGGCCGCGACCACCATGTGCGCCTCCGGCTCCAAGCCCGGCAAGCCCGTCGCCACCGGAGGCCGCGTCGCGCCCGTCGCGCTCCTGGCCCTCTCATG GGTGTGCTTCGCGCTGGCCGTGATCCTGCTGGCGACGGCGGCGAGCATGAACAGCGGGCAGCGCTACGGCCGGGGGTGGATGGACGGCGACTGCTACGTCGCCAGGAACGGCGTGTTCGGCGGCGCCGCCGCGCTGGTCGTCGTCACGGCGCTCCTCATCCTCGGCCTCACCTTCGCCACCAAAACCGCGGGGGCCGGCTCGAGCACGAAGGCGTGCGCCAGAGGAGACGCCGCCTGCACAACTACCATCCGTGTCGACGCGGCAACAGGCGCGAGCGCGGAACAGCCGGGCGGGCGATCCAAGCAATGA